DNA sequence from the Acidobacteriota bacterium genome:
GCACTCCGGGAGTGGCGGCGGTGACCGCCGGTCCCGGGGCCACCAACACCATCACGGCGGTGAAGAACGCTCAGATGGCCCAATCCCCGGTGGTGGTGCTGGTGGGGGCCACGGCGACGCTGCTGGAGGGCCGGGGCTCGCTCCAGGACATCGACCAGATGGCCCTGTTCAAACCCCACGTCAAATGGGCCGTGTCGGTGCGCCGGGTCAAAGACCTGGGCCCGACGGTGGAGAAGGCGCTGCTGGTGGCCCAGGCCGACGTGCCGGGGCCGGTAGTGGTGGAGTGCCCGGTGGACTTGCTCTACGACGAGCCATCGGTGCGCGCCCTCTACCCCTTCCAAGGCAAGGACGACAAGCCCAGGGGCCTGGCCCAACGCTTCCAGGCCTGGTATGTGAAGCGCCACCTCGACCGCCTCTTCGCCGGCGCCGACGATGTCCAAGTCGACGAGCGCCGCCGCGTCTCCGGCCCGGAACCTTCCCCGGCGACGCTGGAGACCACCTTCCAATACCTCCAGCAGGCGGAACGCCCGATCCTGCTCCTGGGCAGCCAGGCCATGCTGCGCCCGCCGGCGAAAACCCTGGTGGAGGCGGTGGAGAAGCTCGGGATCCCCACGTATCTGGCAGGCATGGCCCGTGGCTTGCTGGGCAAAGACCACCCGCTACAGCTGCGCCACAAACGGCGCCAGGCGCTCAAGCAAGCGGACCTGGTGATCCTCGCCGGCTTCCCCTGCGACTTCCGCCTCGACTACGGCCGCAGTCTGGGCAAGGCGACGGTGATCGCGGTCAACCGCAGCCGCCACGACCTCCGGCTCAACCGCAAGCCTCAGCTGGGAGTGCTGGCGGATCCCTCCCTCTTCCTCGAGCATCTGGCGGCGGAGATCGAACGCGACGGGGACGAGTGGCAGGAATGGCTGGAAGAGCTCAAAGCCCGGGAC
Encoded proteins:
- a CDS encoding thiamine pyrophosphate-binding protein, whose amino-acid sequence is MQGNGGDHVARVLEAQGIPFIFTLCGGHISPILVAAKARGVRVVDVRHEVNAVFAADAVARITGTPGVAAVTAGPGATNTITAVKNAQMAQSPVVVLVGATATLLEGRGSLQDIDQMALFKPHVKWAVSVRRVKDLGPTVEKALLVAQADVPGPVVVECPVDLLYDEPSVRALYPFQGKDDKPRGLAQRFQAWYVKRHLDRLFAGADDVQVDERRRVSGPEPSPATLETTFQYLQQAERPILLLGSQAMLRPPAKTLVEAVEKLGIPTYLAGMARGLLGKDHPLQLRHKRRQALKQADLVILAGFPCDFRLDYGRSLGKATVIAVNRSRHDLRLNRKPQLGVLADPSLFLEHLAAEIERDGDEWQEWLEELKARDAARNEEIAEQAATETDFVNPLHICREIEAALPDEGVLVADGGDFVATASYIVQPRGPLRWLDPGAFGTLGVGAGFALGAKLCRPESEVWILYGDGSAGYTLSEFDTFVRHGVPVIAVVGNDGCWMQIAREQVEMLGDDVAVMLERSDYHEVVEGFGARGLKVDDPAQVPAVLAQAQEIARNGTPVLINAHIGATQFRKGSISM